tatctaatttcgaaaattccAATTTTACTCAATTCGAACTACTATTACTACTATTGCTGGATATCGcttgtacatataatacacATGTTGAGAAGAGAAGTGGGAAAAGTGTACGGATGAAACTCGCtcatttaacataatattcgTACGATTTTCATACTTTGTCGAATTTTCACGCATGAAGCTTGCGACGAGCGACTGAGTTCTGTAATAGATATACAATTTAGGAAGAAATAGTACGCCGGGAGCAATAGCGTTCGCAAAATAGGTTTCTACATATCTATTTTCTCTAGAACTTTCCTACGAAAttagcttaaaaaaaaaagagatacgCCGCTgtacttaattatttaattcgctTCGATGTGACAACATCAAAGCGCCGATACTACGTAAGTGTAGATGTATGTATGTACCATAAAGATTCATTTCTCGGGAGCGGTGTTCCGTCACGTATTGTTTTTCTCAATCGTGCGTCTCCTTCTGATCTTTAAGTGGCAtatcatttgtaaaacttCTCGATTAGGTTTACAGTTGATTGAGTATAAAACTGTATGCATTTTAGCTCCGTCCCTTATGTGTTGTGCGAGTGCGCGCGCGAGGTGTAggagtaatataaaatagaacagGTGGGTGTGCGTTTCTGAGTGGCCTTGTCCTTAAAGTCTGTGACACAGTGCGTCAGCCCTTCAGTGGGGGTTTTGCTCTGCCTACTTGttctgaatattatatattagttttataaacatacttataaatatataaatatatatatatacacacaaacaaacaaacacacacacacacacacacacacgcacgcgcgcgcgcgcgcgcgcgcgaggatattgattaatgataaaaatgctgtatatatactttctagcGAATCAAggtgtgaaaataaaaatgtatttttattccacAATGTGCTTTTAGAGTTTCTCTGTCGTTCGTACATTTCAAACGCTTCTATAAAGATGTAAAAAGAACTTAACgatattattctaattagCCAGGTAATTTTAGTTGGCTTGTGAAGTAATTGTTCTATGGATCTCAATTTTATAAGCAGGATACATAtgtctttattataaatacacacgttGTATCGGAATTATTATCACACACATTACACAGGATTTTATTCTTGTTGACAATTTTGTTGAGGATCGCAAGTCGCGTTGCCGCCAACATGATTAAAAAGTCGGTCCTTAATGATCTGCGCCATTAAACCGTGAATAACTTCAATGGTGGTTTTACAACTGTCTCTGGTCGCTTTTATGAGCTTCTCGACGGTGCTACGATCATGGGGATCCGTACCACCAAGGACAAATCCTCTGCCCAATGCCGACTCCGACTGCTCCAGTTTATCCGACAAATCGAATATTTGGCCAGTGGTGTAATCCGCATTGGTCAAAAGACTGGAAGAGCTCAGAGTGTTCACCCAATATTTGTTCCACAGTGAGTCGAGCAATCGTCTGTCCAACGAAGATTTGAAGTAAGACACTTCCAAAGAGTAGTATTGTTTGCAATGAACGCCAAAATCCTCGATTTTGTTCAACGGTATTGTCTGATATTCCGACGGCTCTTCGTTTGCTGGTTTGTATCcctgcaaatatatattactgcaAAAAGTGTCTCgcaacaaatacaaaataaataatttgagtaTTGAGgtaaagatatatttcaaatctctttgatttcttttctaatttttgaagaaaataatagattaGTGAATCTGAATATATATGGCTTGATATACCTTCGGGTAAGTTCTGAATGCACCCAGGCAAACTTTGCCGGCGGAGATCGTTCTCACAGGATCGATGACAATAGCAACAAATGGTTCTTGAAAGTTTTGATTGAGCATTTGGGTGGACACATCGATACCAGACAACCAACAGCCATATCCAGGATGGCTGTGATACCAACCAATAGCATTTTCTTGTCGACCGACCTAAAGaccatattattataaattttaggtTGTTTTTTTCTATTACGTTCAAAGCAGTTTTTATA
This window of the Linepithema humile isolate Giens D197 chromosome 1, Lhum_UNIL_v1.0, whole genome shotgun sequence genome carries:
- the CSN5 gene encoding COP9 signalosome complex subunit 5, with amino-acid sequence MASDQNSIAQKTWELSNNVETISTIDEIYRYDRKEQQDILTAKPWEKDPHFFKDIKISALALLKMVMHARSGGTLEVMGLLLGKVAANTMIVMDSFALPVEGTETRVNAQAQAYEYMTAYIEAAKQVGRQENAIGWYHSHPGYGCWLSGIDVSTQMLNQNFQEPFVAIVIDPVRTISAGKVCLGAFRTYPKGYKPANEEPSEYQTIPLNKIEDFGVHCKQYYSLEVSYFKSSLDRRLLDSLWNKYWVNTLSSSSLLTNADYTTGQIFDLSDKLEQSESALGRGFVLGGTDPHDRSTVEKLIKATRDSCKTTIEVIHGLMAQIIKDRLFNHVGGNATCDPQQNCQQE